GTTCTCCTTCTCAAAGGGGCAGGTGAGGTGGAGTTCACGACATGGATGCTGAGAATGAGGCGGGTTTTTCGGCGACGAAGTCCGCGCGAGCGCTTCCTAGCATAGACTCACTGTTGGGACCGATCTCGCTCGATTCTGCTTTCTGGTGTATGCACGTGGCGGAGTTGGCCGGTGATAAAGTGGGCTAGACGCCGAACATTCAGAGCCGGGGACGGGTGACGCCTCCGAGGCTGAGGCCCcacccggcgccggctttGAGCAAAACAGCCTAAGGCGGGACGGGGCCGGCGAGTGCCGAAATAGATGCCGCGCTTGTCACTTGGGTCGATGAACAAACTGATTGTGGGCCATTCGAGATTGAAACTACTCAATCTACATGTGATGCAACAATCAATCATTTTTGCCATCCAACATATCCAACATTATCCGCGATAAACCCCGACCTAAAGCTGTTTGTGCGTCCGGCAGACCGGGCTTCCGAAGGACCAGAACCATCATTTCAGTGTCGCCAGTGTGGACTGTGCACCAGGGGCCTCATTAGAtgtgacgatgatgattgAAATGATTGAAATGCTTTCCTACCGGGAAGATAGTCCTGTTGGTTCAACCCTCGGCCTTtgatggcgaggacgatgggAGGAATAGCGACGATGACCGCaacgacgatggcgatgattGCAAGTGTCGCCTCAATTGATAGGCTTGTCATTGCGACTATTCTCCGATGGGTCCGAGGCTGAGGGACCCCAGCTTTCTGACGGCTTGCTAGTTTGACTTTCGTGGGCTAGGGTTTTCAAGACAACACAGATGTTTGAGTGGTAACTAAACCCTCATATAACTTTAGATGTAAAGGGCAAGTAGTTGATTGTAGGAAAGTAGGCGGGGTGCGTAAGATATCTGGTGGTGGTAAAGAAAAGTGCAGGAAAACGGCGTCGCGACGGGGAGGCGGAGGAACGCCACTTTTGAGACAGGGGTGGGGTTAAGTCGCCCAAAACGAGGGGCTTTTCATCCTTCCATGCTTTTAAGAACGCTGGAAAGCTATTAGTTTCTTGGGGGGAGGGCGTCAATACTGGCACTGATGGACGACGCCGCacgcggcgggcgaggcaATTCCcgtccgcccgcccgccccgcGCGGTTGCCGTGATCCCTAATGGCAGGGCGTCTCGAAGTCTCGGAAGCTTAAGAGTCCACTGATGAGCCAGCTTATCTGGCAAAGATGGAGTAGCTTCGAGAACGGAAGTCGGTAGGGACAGACAGTCAGTAAGACTTGTTTGTTCTTCGATTTCAACTTTTGATCAAACAATTCTCTTTCACCAGCACACATCGCAAGAGTCATGAAAAATAAGCTAGATTAGACAAAATGCACAAGAATGGCCCAAGTAGCCGACTTTCATCCAAAACGAAAAGATAGTAACGAGAAGATAGGGATGGACAGTAGACTAAGTATCGTTTTGGGCAAATCAATCACGCTTGCCTGGTGGTTTCTTATTTATTGCTGGCCCCGATTGTCAAACATGTTCGTTTTCTAACGGTCCGAATCAAGGGCCTCGATGACCTCCTTCGCAACCCTCTTGCCCGAAGTGAGAGCACCCTCCAGATACCCTTTCCATTCAAATGCCGTCTCGCCTCCGCCGAAATGCAAGTCGCCAAACGACTCCCTCAACGAGACGCCGTACTTGCGCAGCATGCCGGGTCCCATGGACGACGTGGGCCCGCCCCAGAGGTACTCCTCCTTGGTCCACTCGACGGCGTTGTACTCCGTGAGGTTGcgcgcctcgtcggccaATTCAGAGCCGACGAGCGTGGCCAAATGCTCGACGATGGCTTCCTCGCGCCCCAAGTCGGTCAGCTCGTGCCACGCGGCAGCGAAGTCGCCCGCGATGAAAAAGGCGAGGCTGTACTGCTCCGTCTCGAGGTCGCTGGTTTCCCAGCCGAAGGAGATGGGCCCGACCTCCGAGAAGACCTTGCCCACGAGGCCGGCCTCCCGCCACCACGGCGCCGGGTAGCTCAGGATCACCTTGGCGTAGATGCCCGGCATGGTTCTAGTCGCCAGGCCTCTCTTGGAAGCCGGCAGGGGCGGCGTGAAGTGAATGCGGGAGTACGTGTTGGTGGGGATCGCGATAATGACCTTCTTGGCTTTGTATCTCTGCCCGTGGATCGTCGTCACAAGGaccccatcgccgccgagctggacgacgcGGTTCACCGGGCTGTTCACCTTCACGCTCCCCTCTTCCATGGTGCCAACGAGTGCGTCAGTAATTGCAGACGTTCCTAGTTTTGCATTAGCACACGGCATACCTCTAACAGACGGAGATGGATCACATACCTTTCTTAATCTTCAGCGATTGGGCGCCGAATTCGCCTTCTGTGCTTAGGCTGACCAGACCTTTCCCTGACTTGATGTAGTCTAGGATGTAATGGGCCCCAAGCTCATGGGGCATGCGGCCGACAAGCGCGCTGGTCAAGCTTCCGGCGGCTTCCTTGACTCCGGGTTCATCCCACAGCCCCTGTTTTGCGACCCACTCGGCCAAGGTcacgtcttcgtcctctGGGAACTCGTCAAAGTTGTAGATGTCAGTGTTGTTCGCAGCGGTCGCGATCAGGACGTTGAACAAGTCCGCGGGGCTAGGTTCGCCGGTCTATTCGGGAAAGGCTCGAGTTAGCTCGATCCAATGATATCCCCATGAAAAAGCCCAGCGAGAGAGTCCTTGTAACTTACCTGATTGAGAGTCTGAGGTGTCCGATGGACAGTGCCATTGGCGATTTGGCTGATAACATCGCCCGTGGTGTACTGCTCCGCAGTCTCTAAACCAAATTGCTCGCATAGAGCATAGCTGACGGGCTGGGTGATCTTGTTGATCCAAGTGGCACCCAGCTCGACAAGTTTGTCCGGCGCGCTATGCAACGCCTGAGTCTGACTTCGGCCGCCGATGCGGTGCCTAGCCTCGAGCACCAGGGTCTTATGCCCGGCCTGAGTAGCGTCGTACGCCGCCATGACTCCGGAAAACCCGCCGCCCacgacgatgatgtcgaACCCATTCTGCGGCGGTACCTCATGGATTTCGGTCGCGGGGTTGCCCTTTGTAGGATCGAGCGCCGGGGTCGTCAGGTTCGTCGAAGACCGGCCGAAGCCCCCTTGACTCCCCACGGCGAGCCCCAAGGCAGGCGTGAGGAGGGTGAGCAGTCCGGCGGTGTGCGTAATAGGTTTCATCGTTGCGATGATGCTTCAACGAGGGATAATTATATGAAAATGTCTTTGGTGTATGCGGGAGGACGTTGGGAAACTTGAGGGActtgaaggggggggggtaagtTTGAAACTGTCTGGAAAGATTATAAGCTATGAATGGATGATGAACAAGCGTTTGAGATGAGTTGTTATTGATCCCAGAAGCCGTTCCCACGATAGTACTTATATACAATTCATGTACGCCTGCATGTTGTACACGATCTCGCACTCGGTCAGGCCGCGACGCAGGTTGATGGTGGTCAACTCAGCCTCAGCTCGGCACTGGCCTTCGCCCTATCTGGGCATCGTCATGTCAGTTCGATGATTCTCGGCTTCTGGGCAGCCTCTTAGCCATTCTGCGAATGTGTCCTAAGTACGATTCCCACGTGGGGGCTGGGGTTGAAGTCGGAGAGCCCTACGGATGTAGATCATCGTCTGCCCGCGGGACGCGGATGGCCGACAGTTCCGCCTGCGAAACCGGGCGCGGTTCCACGTTGGCCATTCGCATTCGCAACGGTTCTGGCAGGTATCAGCAAGCGTGGGTGGCTGAATCAACAGTGTGGCATGCGGCATCCAATAAACTGCTGGCGTATCACAGCGCAGGGAATGCCGTTTACGTGGGCCAACTCCAGAAGGATTGGGGTTCAGCTTGGTGAGCGCCCGGGTCCTGTACATCTTGGCATGTAAACAAGCTTGCCAATGCCGGAACCTCACTGCCCAGATGCTTATGACGGGGGTGGCAATTCTGGTCCAATAATGTGCTGATGGCTTTCTTGAAAGACGATGGGCACAGTGCATGGGGGGCTAGCCTAATTAACCACTTGCTCTAAACAATGCCTCGCGTTGCATCAGTTGGCCAAAGGGCCATGACAAGCACATAGCAATGAAACAGCTATACTTTACACGACAAACTGAGTGTAATTAAAAGCTACCTGATGATCTGATCCACTCTCCGCCCCCAGAGAACCTGCAACACGCGTCGCGGCTACTAATCTTACATGCTCAATGCCTCATAATCATCACATCGTTCGTTCCCCCCCATAACTCCAGAAGAATACATAATTAACCACTTGCAGGTTGAATTTCGTACCGAGCGGACAAAGCTCCCCCTTTTCATACCTCTCTCTCAGCCGTCGATGTTCTGTCTTCACCGTCCTCGTTATTCGGGCGCAAGGGCTGTCGAATCGGAAACGGGCCCAAGATGCCGAAGGCCGGAGGTGGTCGCGCCCAGATTCTTGAACCTCTTTCCCTGGGCACGTTGGCCGGGGGTGTGCCGAAGGCTCTGGGTCGTCTGAATGGTGATATGCCCGGAGATCCCTGATCGCGCGAACGATTCCAGGAGAAATGACTACCCAGCCTCCCCATTTCCATCAGATCCTGGTTTCGATGGTTCTCAACACCCACGCTTCCTGTCTCGTAATGTGCTTGGAGGTCGGGCGAGGTTCGGTTTCTGACCAATGACATGATGTCATCCCACAATCTTGGAGAACGAGACGGTCTGGAAGGATGTTCACCAGCTCTGCCGTCATTGTCTTTGTTGTGTTCACCCCCTTGTTCGAGGACTGAAGCCGAGGTCTCCTATGACGGCTCGCCCCATGCCTCCTCAATggccttttcctcctccagTCGCTCTATCACAGCCGTGGCCAGATCAACCGGATCAGTCTCCATACGCTGGAACCACTGGTCGACCAGAATTTTCTTTGAGTCGCTGAGACGTGCTTGTCCCTCGTTGTCCGCATCAGATTCAGACAAGTATTCGTCAGAAGTttcgccgccaccaagaaGTGTCGCCATCAAACAAATCCGGTACTGTAGATCCAGGAGTTCATAGCTTGGAAGGTGAGCTGGGTTCCTTGCCTTGATGTCAAAAATGTGACCATCTCTGACGATGTGCTGTGTGACTGAAGACACAAGCCGGAGTTCCAGtggggaaggagaggaaaaCTGGTCCTTAAATGGCTTAAGAGTTTCTCTAGGGTCCTGAGCCAGATCATTTCGCCATTGGAACTCGTCCCGACTGGAATCCCGTTTTCGTTTGAGTGATCTGAGTTTGGTGTCTTCtagaagatgaagacggaCGCGAATAGTACTGTTATTGACCTGGCCAATAGGCTCGAATGCGACCTGTGCCTTGTCCCAGCGATGATGGACAGTATAATTGAGGGAGAGCATGTTCTGCGGAACATCAAGGGACTCTCCGTGTGCTTCCTGGTATCTATTGATACGAGCGTCTCCCCAGATGGTGGCGAGACAGTTCAGCTTGCTGCGATACATGGACACATGAGAGATGGCGGCGTGGCTGAAAATGTGCGCGACATGGGGATCAGTCGTGCCAAGAAGTACGCATCTTTCTTTGTCCCGTTCCAATGCCTTGAGAATATGAGAAAACATTCTATCAGTATGGATATGGGCAATTGAACTCACGGTCTTCCTGTTCGTAGCGTTTCTTGCCTTTTTTTCAGATGCAGTCGGACTGAGCGGGCTGGATCGTCCAGTGCGTTTATTGGGGGGTGTTTTAGGGCTGTCCGAGGTGCTTAAGAGGGCAGCTTGACGGCTCGAGCTCTGCGAAGACTGCGAGGTTTGGGTTCGCGACGGGAGTTGGCCTGTGAGATCTGTAATAATTCCTGTTAGTCTGACGATTGGCTTCTTTAGAAGTCTGTGTTTTTCTTACTGATGTGAATCAAAATGGGAAGATTCGTTTCCACCTGCCCCAACGCGTCTGTAAGGGCATGATACCCTACCCTGCCGCTCTGCATGTTGTTCAGAAGCGTTTGCAGAGCGTCAATCGGGGCTGCCATAAAGGCAGCCCATACAACATGTGTGATGAGTTCAGCTGGAAGTGCCTTCGGCGGGACCTCAGGATCGGTGTACTTCAACTTGGTGGTCTTGATATCCTTCAAGAGTTGAAGGCGTTGCTCGATGTTGTCGAGATATGCCAAAGTAGACGTCATCGGCTGGTACCGGTAACTGTGGAAATTGTTGATTTCATCCAGGTAATCAGAGTTCATGTTGGGATCCTCGAAAGATGCAAGGACCTTTTCGATGATTCCAAGCTTCTTGAGCCGAATAGGATCGCCATCGTCACTAGGCACATGGGCGGCCAACTTGCGGATGACTTCTGTTTTTCGGCGCTCCAGAACGTCGCCTGCGGAAGCGGCTGCCGCAGAGGGAGAGGTTGGCGAAGGCGGTTCACTCATTCTGAGCGATTCACCAAGTCGATGATGGACGTAGGTGAGTTGAACCAAGCGAGAGTTGTTCACTCAGTGGTCGAAGAGCAGGTAATTAAGATCTTGAAAGGTGAGTTGGTGGAGAAGGGTATTGTGGAACAGGCCCAAAGGCCGTGCTCGTGCAAGGCCAGGCACCCACCCACCTGCCACCCATCTGCTTTAGGACTGGCCCCACTTGTGTAggcggtgctgccgccgtATCCAGGATTAAGACTAAGGTACGtcgccaaggcggtccctcttaaggtcgcacaggtacacaatatGAAGAAAAACACGGTAAAAAAACACAGTATAAGTGTTATGCCCAACACTGAACACATCATAAGGTTTCTTCAGAAACTCAGTATCATGGAGGCTTCCAAGCCCATCACTACCCTATTATCCAGGATTAAGACATACCTGTGCGGCCCATGGCACAATCAAAGCTTACCCATCCCCTTTGGATCTACGATGCATAAGGTTGTCACTTTCGGAGATGGAACAGCTTCCTCCGGGCCTCCCAGAGAGCTTTTTAAAGAACTCTCGATCTCTTGGAATTCTCGCAAATTTACTGACTGTAACCTGCAGCCCTCTATCCAACATACATATCCTTCATCTCGACCATACCATCTTCCAGCAAAAGCCGCCCTTCAACAAGCGTCCCCTGTCCAAATCGCGACACGTCATTAGTTCAAAGCAACTTTTGTTAATTTAGATAGTCTTGTAGCACGTACACGCTTCACTATATTCGATACCGATACAAGACATCACTTGCCGACTAGAGGCTACAGCCAAAATGAGCGAACCGTCTGTACCAGCGTCCGTGCCTGCGGCATCTGACCTGGAGCTACGGAAGAACGAGGTCATCCGCAAATTGGCCGCTCATctgcccgacgacgacgacgccgattTCATCCGtctcaagaagctcaacatCGTCGAAAAGCTCTTGGCCTCGTTAGAAGACCCCAACATGAACCCCTTTCACTTGAACGAGATCGAAAGCTTCCACAGCCACCCGCCGCTGAGGCCCGCTCCAGCGTTCCtggacgacgtcaaccaGCGGCTTCAACTATTGAGGGACATCAAAAGCACCACGATGAAACGCGAAGATGATTCTAGTCTCCCATGGCAATGCTTGCCGGCTGCTTTCATTACAATCAATGTGTGGGCTGCCTTCATAGCGGCTCCGATTGAAGCTTTGCAGGCCCTGCTGGGGCGCATGAAGAATGGCGAAATGCTTTATGAGCATTTGCGCGAAGGTTTAAAGTCCATAGAATGCAACCTCCCTACCATTATTCAAATCAGTAAGCGAAAAACACCCTTCCTAGCAGTTGCGTGTGGCTCTAACGAGGAGCACCATAGACCTCGGAGGCCAACTTCCGTCGCAACCCCCAGCCTCGCAATCTTCACAAAGCTCTGGTCCTCAAGCTTCCCCATCCATTTCCTCAACGCTTCGTTGCTCAACGGGCACCCACGTGGCATACAATTTGACCTCCACCGCCATCTCTCACGTCTCAGTTTACTGCAGCAAGCTTTCGTGCCTGGGGTCCATTTGGGGATGGGCTCGAATCGAGAGATACCAGCGGCAACATGGATACGATGAACATAAAGAAATCGTCACTGATAGACCCTCAAGTATGATCTTCTTTGACTCCACTGTTCAACACCGCTGGAAAAAAACACAGATAGCGTTTGAGCCTGTCCAGAAGCCTGACGACCACACCGTTCGCGTCCGTCTTCATCTCCTCCAGGACACAAAGCTCAGATGCACATGGGACGGACAGAGACCGGGTGAACGGCAGGATACGTTCCAGTGGCGGAATGACCTGGCAACGGACCCCAGAAAGTTTCTCGACCCGTTTGTCAACGACAAGTCCGTCACTGAAGGACCGCTAGAGATTCGGGTGGGCTCTTCCGTTACGCAGCACATCGTCCGAGACGGGTACGTTTTCGACATCACGTCAGAGGATCCGGCACTCCTTCCAAACTACGACGTGCTCGATCTACAGTATAGAATCGAGTTGATGGCCGCGTTggtcggcgctggcgagggCTGTGGCGATACTGTATCTAGCTCTACTACAGAATGGGAGGGTGATCTGTCACTGGCATCGGGATACAGTCACGAAGACTTTTGAATAGCAGGCACATTCTGTAGATTCAACGACAATCAGGGGATTAAACAAAGAACTGGAGATTTTCTGAGACGTTTCTTATGCAGCTGGTGCAATCCGACCGCTGATCCGTCTCTGTGATAGAACCTCACATGATGGGTGGACAGAACCATGCGACGAAGGGTTTGGCTAGCACGCCAAATCGTGGTACGTCCCATATCGGAGCGTGGATGCCGCTCTCGCACTCGCAGTGACGATACTATGACCGATTCCGACGTAGGGCCGGACTGGTTGGCGCAATGCCGGTGACGTCAGGATGTAGGAACGGAAAATGTTGAGCAGGAACTCACATCGTCGATGCAGCTTTGACAAAAATTCGTCCTACCTTTCGttcgtccttgacttccCACAGTCCTGTGTTGCCCTCAAACCCATCCATCTGAAGATCCCGCGAAGCTCCAGATTTTTTCATCCCGTTTCACTGGTCATGAGGACCATAGCACCAGATACAAAGTGCCTCGGTGTGCCTTTCGTGGCGTGTAGCGGGCTATAAGCACCACCATGAGCGGGATAGGAACCAGACCATGGCCCCTTGGCGCATGATGCATCGGGCAGAGCAGGCAGGATGGGAGGAGACTTCATGATTGTTGGAAAAGGATTGCTAATGCCATGCCCATTCTGCGCTGCCTCTCTGCAAAGGTACTTGGCTTCGCTAGTATGGCAATGGAAACTAAATACAAGGCCGTTTGGAAGGCCATGATTCCAAGACTCAAAGATACCGGGCTCAACTCCGTGCTGTCTCCCTTACCGTAGCATCGCTTCCGTTTGATATAGACATGTAGACAACCGCGACACCGACACACCGACACACCGACACACCGACACACCGACCTTAAACCTGAAGGCCGCCCAGCACCTCGTCAAATACCTCAAAGTTGCCCTCGTTCTTCCGGTCATACACGGCGAACCAGACCTCGGTCCACCAGCCCCCACTAaactcggcctcgtcgagcacctCGCGCCAGCACTGCGCGACCTCGCCCGGCGGGTTGTGGAACGCACCGCACCCCAGGGcgcccagcaccagcaggCCGTGTCCACGGCTCGCGGCCATGCGCAGGCACAGCCTCATCTTGTCCTTGGTCAGCGCGCGGTCTGCGGGCCGCGCGAACTCTAACTCCTCGCCTACTCcacccgcggcggcggcgacttgCCGTTTCCTGAGCTCCGGAcggcggatggcggcgacgctgaGGACGCTCACGACGGGCAGGTCGACGGGTGGCACGGgtgggacgaggagggcgtggCCGCTCGCCATGTCGGCgcggatgacgaggacgtcgggCGAGTAGAGACCACCGCGGCGACGGAGCGGGTAGTAGCGGTCGTGCAAGCTCAGGTGCAGCGAGGAGCGGTAGCAGAGGGCCTCTTCttgggcgacggcgcccttgagccagccgccgccggggcggATGTCGGAGGCCATGTTTaggacggcgacgcggccggcgtTCGGGCGGAGGGCAGCGAGCTCGATAGCGGCATTGAGGGAGTCGGCGTTGACGATGCGGATGGTGGCGCGGGGAGCGTGGGACGGGCAGCCGGAAGACCTGAGGGGTGGAAGGTGGTCTATGTGTAGGGcctcggaggaggaggcgtcAAGGTGGGGGAGGTGGGCGAGGATCTTGgggaggacggcgcgggTCTCGGCAGAGACGGACGCGAGGGACGGGTTGGAgcggtcgccgccgccgccgcgggaTCGAGGCTGGGGAGAGcgtgtggtggtggtggctgATGAGGACGACTGCGCTGGGGATGAGGGGTTTGGTGATTGCGTGGATGCctgttgttgatgctgttggTCTTGTTGACGTGGTGCGGCCTGGGATCGGCTGCCTCCGCTCCTAGAAAAGGCGAACTCGAACAGGCTCGTCTGGCGCGGGCTGGCAGACATGGCGGCGCAGTGCGGACGTAGCAATCGGGCGTTGTTTAGTGAGATGAGTCGTAAGACAGCGATAGCGCGATGGTCGACGCTGGACCCGGAGAACGAACCGGTATTTGGGATGCGGCTGGGTTGTGGAAGTGGTGGTGATTTACGCAAGGACAATCGGTGTTAGATGTGAGTGAAAGGCTCTCCACGGCCGTTGGGCACTACTAGTGTTTCTTCCTCCGATGAACGACGTTGGTGTCGACTAAGAGGCAACAATGAGTGGTGTGAGTGattgatgatggtggtgttgaaggTGTAGTCGCGTGAGATGTGGAATTAAGGTTGGAGACAGGGAAACGTGGGATGGGAATTAATTAGCGACTGGCCAACCTGCTCCAGGGGGCCGGGAGCTGGAAAACGGCAGGCCGGGGGTGACTCACTTAGCGCGCGCCACTAAACAACTATCCTTTATTGGAAATTCAAGTGTTGGGTATGCATGCATGCTCCTTTTCCAGCGACCAACAGCCAGGGAACTCAGCCTGGGCCCCATAGCGTAGAGAGCATTGGTAAGCATGGGTATCATGGCGGATTTTGTCTATCTCGGGAATTATACAAAATGTTACAAGAAAGTGTACAGCCTTACGCCGTGGGAGACCTAGGTCCGTCTCCCCTACGCACGCGTCTTGATGGCGCCCTCGGGCACCGCGTCAGCAGCCTCGAACTGGCGTGGGATGAGGCCCTCGGCCATGTCGATGGCGCCCTGCATGTCGTTCTTGTTGAACAGGA
This sequence is a window from Colletotrichum higginsianum IMI 349063 chromosome 8, whole genome shotgun sequence. Protein-coding genes within it:
- a CDS encoding Integral membrane protein, coding for MSEPPSPTSPSAAAASAGDVLERRKTEVIRKLAAHVPSDDGDPIRLKKLGIIEKVLASFEDPNMNSDYLDEINNFHSYRYQPMTSTLAYLDNIEQRLQLLKDIKTTKLKYTDPEVPPKALPAELITHVVWAAFMAAPIDALQTLLNNMQSGRVGYHALTDALGQVETNLPILIHIKRCVLLGTTDPHVAHIFSHAAISHVSMYRSKLNCLATIWGDARINRYQEAHGESLDVPQNMLSLNYTVHHRWDKAQVAFEPIGQVNNSTIRVRLHLLEDTKLRSLKRKRDSSRDEFQWRNDLAQDPRETLKPFKDQFSSPSPLELRLVSSVTQHIVRDGHIFDIKARNPAHLPSYELLDLQYRICLMATLLGGGETSDEYLSESDADNEGQARLSDSKKILVDQWFQRMETDPVDLATAVIERLEEEKAIEEAWGEPS
- a CDS encoding Amine oxidase; translation: MKPITHTAGLLTLLTPALGLAVGSQGGFGRSSTNLTTPALDPTKGNPATEIHEVPPQNGFDIIVVGGGFSGVMAAYDATQAGHKTLVLEARHRIGGRSQTQALHSAPDKLVELGATWINKITQPVSYALCEQFGLETAEQYTTGDVISQIANGTVHRTPQTLNQTGEPSPADLFNVLIATAANNTDIYNFDEFPEDEDVTLAEWVAKQGLWDEPGVKEAAGSLTSALVGRMPHELGAHYILDYIKSGKGLVSLSTEGEFGAQSLKIKKGTSAITDALVGTMEEGSVKVNSPVNRVVQLGGDGVLVTTIHGQRYKAKKVIIAIPTNTYSRIHFTPPLPASKRGLATRTMPGIYAKVILSYPAPWWREAGLVGKVFSEVGPISFGWETSDLETEQYSLAFFIAGDFAAAWHELTDLGREEAIVEHLATLVGSELADEARNLTEYNAVEWTKEEYLWGGPTSSMGPGMLRKYGVSLRESFGDLHFGGGETAFEWKGYLEGALTSGKRVAKEVIEALDSDR
- a CDS encoding Mitochondrial chaperone; the encoded protein is MRLCLRMAASRGHGLLVLGALGCGAFHNPPGEVAQCWREVLDEAEFSGGWWTEVWFAVYDRKNEGNFEVFDEVLGGLQV